In Candidatus Hydrogenedentota bacterium, one DNA window encodes the following:
- a CDS encoding glycoside hydrolase, with protein sequence MPSMCQCLLLRTAAAAALLCAAALPGFAQPQAADGEEPWRVEARKRIAETRMGDLVVRVVDDAGKPAAGRPVRVAMTRHAFPWGTCVPAGRLTGDGPENETYRQHLRALFNCAVLENDLKWNAWHGAYGPSFSRENTRAALVWLKENGFRVRGHALAWPDWQYLLPEGEALAADPAALQRRILEHVDELAAFTKDFVYEWDVVNEPAHFDAVTRVLGPDAMKEWFVRARAVLPPSCRLFVNEYNVVEPYEPGIPEKYAQIIGDLLAAGAPLEGIGFQSHFQRVRANPEGVLKTFDTFARFGLPIVVTEFDADFADETVQSSFTRDFMTAAFSHPACTGFVFWGFWEGAHWRPQAALFRKDWTEKPNLAVYRELVFREWWTDVEGVTDANGELTVRGFKGAYRIHLGAQEHAAAIGDAPARVEVTLGTPEK encoded by the coding sequence TTGCCAAGTATGTGCCAATGCCTGCTTCTGCGGACTGCGGCCGCCGCTGCACTCCTTTGCGCCGCGGCCCTCCCCGGTTTCGCCCAGCCGCAGGCGGCGGACGGGGAGGAGCCCTGGCGCGTTGAGGCCCGGAAACGCATCGCCGAGACGCGGATGGGGGATCTGGTGGTCCGTGTGGTGGACGATGCCGGAAAACCCGCCGCCGGACGCCCTGTCCGGGTGGCCATGACCCGCCACGCGTTCCCGTGGGGCACCTGCGTGCCCGCCGGCCGCCTGACGGGGGACGGGCCGGAGAACGAGACCTACCGGCAGCACCTCCGCGCCTTGTTCAACTGCGCGGTCCTGGAGAACGACCTGAAGTGGAACGCGTGGCACGGGGCCTATGGCCCGTCCTTCTCGCGCGAGAACACGCGCGCCGCGCTGGTCTGGCTCAAGGAAAACGGCTTCCGCGTCCGGGGACACGCGCTGGCGTGGCCGGACTGGCAGTATCTCCTGCCCGAAGGGGAGGCCCTCGCGGCCGATCCCGCCGCCCTGCAGCGGCGCATCCTGGAGCATGTGGACGAGCTGGCCGCCTTCACCAAAGACTTCGTTTACGAGTGGGACGTTGTCAACGAACCGGCGCATTTCGACGCCGTGACCCGCGTACTGGGGCCGGACGCCATGAAGGAGTGGTTCGTCCGCGCCCGGGCGGTCCTCCCGCCGTCCTGCCGCCTGTTTGTCAACGAGTACAACGTTGTGGAGCCGTATGAGCCCGGAATCCCAGAAAAATACGCGCAGATCATTGGTGACCTGCTCGCCGCCGGGGCGCCGCTGGAGGGCATCGGGTTCCAAAGCCATTTCCAACGTGTCAGGGCCAATCCCGAGGGTGTCCTCAAGACCTTTGACACCTTCGCGCGCTTCGGGCTGCCCATCGTGGTCACCGAATTCGACGCCGACTTCGCGGACGAAACTGTTCAGTCCTCCTTCACCCGGGACTTTATGACGGCCGCCTTCAGCCACCCCGCCTGCACCGGCTTCGTGTTCTGGGGGTTCTGGGAGGGCGCCCACTGGCGCCCGCAGGCCGCCCTGTTCAGGAAGGACTGGACGGAGAAGCCGAATCTGGCGGTCTACCGGGAGCTCGTTTTCCGCGAGTGGTGGACCGATGTGGAGGGGGTCACGGACGCGAACGGCGAACTGACCGTGCGGGGCTTCAAGGGCGCCTACCGGATCCACCTCGGCGCTCAGGAACACGCGGCGGCCATCGGAGACGCGCCCGCCCGCGTGGAGGTCACCCTGGGAACGCCCGAAAAGTAG
- a CDS encoding carbohydrate-binding protein, with translation MKTAFPACLLSLTAALCLNAAADREYHVAVTGNDTNDGSAAAPLRTISAAAALAQPGDTVTVHEGVYREWVNPPRGGESDAKRITYQAAPGEKVAVKGSEAVTGWEKVQNDTWKVTVPNSLFGDYNPYADLIRGDWFTPKDREHHTGAVYLDGEWLIEAATLDEALAPAGTVPAWLQQAGLEYLLNVAWLQPKGGDKIPGTAFTAKNGTQNAPCSEGGECVGFIQHGHWLKYEGVDFGKGTSVLDIRAASASSGGIIELRLDAPDGALIGTRPVPNTGEWQDWRTFKADIVPQEGKKTVFLVFKSRNARPVEQEPRLWKARVDADTTTIWAQFKDVNPNERLTEINVRRAVFYPKETGRNYLTVRGFTLCQAATQWAPPTAEQIAIIGTNWSKGWVIENNTISHSVCCGVALGKHGDEFDNTSADTAEGYVKTIERATARGWSGENIGHHVVRNNHISHCEQTGIVGSLGAVFSTITGNHIHDIHIRALFTGAEMAGIKLHGAIDVVIQDNHIHRTCLGVWLDWMAQGARVTSNLFHDNGRDLFMEVDHGPFVVDNNLFLSAESLLDVSRGGAYAHNLFTGDFRMNEYDARLTPFHKAHSTEVAGLHDNPAGDDRFLNNLLTGRASLRVYDKARLPMFIEDNVHLDGARPAKGEKNPLIVKDFDPAFRLVEKDGEVWLEGKLDAVWAQENPRKPVTTERLGKAVVPDLPYENRDGSPLTVDTDHFGAKRNLDNPFPGPFELPQGGDLSVKVWPKK, from the coding sequence ATGAAGACCGCGTTCCCCGCCTGCCTGCTCAGCCTCACCGCCGCGCTGTGCCTCAACGCCGCAGCGGACCGCGAGTACCATGTTGCCGTCACGGGCAATGACACGAACGACGGATCGGCCGCCGCGCCGTTGCGGACCATTTCCGCCGCCGCCGCGCTGGCGCAGCCGGGGGACACGGTCACGGTGCATGAGGGGGTCTACCGCGAGTGGGTGAACCCGCCACGCGGGGGCGAGTCGGACGCCAAGCGCATCACCTACCAGGCGGCCCCTGGGGAAAAGGTGGCGGTGAAGGGGTCGGAGGCGGTCACAGGCTGGGAAAAGGTCCAGAACGACACCTGGAAGGTGACGGTGCCCAACAGCCTCTTCGGGGATTACAACCCCTACGCGGACCTCATCCGCGGCGACTGGTTCACCCCGAAGGACCGGGAACATCACACCGGCGCGGTCTATCTCGACGGCGAATGGCTCATTGAGGCGGCCACGCTGGACGAGGCGCTGGCCCCGGCGGGCACGGTCCCCGCATGGCTCCAGCAGGCGGGGCTGGAATACCTCCTGAACGTGGCATGGCTCCAGCCGAAGGGCGGGGACAAGATTCCGGGCACGGCGTTCACGGCGAAGAACGGCACGCAGAACGCGCCCTGCTCCGAGGGCGGCGAGTGCGTGGGGTTCATCCAGCACGGCCACTGGCTGAAGTACGAGGGCGTGGATTTCGGAAAGGGAACGTCGGTGCTGGACATCCGCGCGGCGTCGGCCTCGTCGGGCGGCATCATCGAGCTGCGGCTGGACGCGCCGGACGGCGCGCTCATCGGCACGCGGCCCGTGCCCAACACGGGCGAGTGGCAGGACTGGCGCACCTTCAAGGCCGACATCGTCCCGCAGGAGGGGAAGAAGACCGTCTTCCTCGTTTTCAAGAGCAGGAACGCGCGCCCCGTGGAGCAGGAGCCGCGCCTGTGGAAAGCGCGGGTGGACGCCGACACCACGACGATCTGGGCGCAGTTCAAAGATGTCAACCCCAACGAGCGCCTGACGGAGATCAACGTGCGCCGCGCCGTGTTCTACCCGAAGGAGACGGGCAGGAACTACCTCACCGTGCGCGGCTTCACCCTGTGCCAGGCCGCCACGCAGTGGGCGCCCCCGACGGCCGAGCAGATCGCGATCATCGGCACGAACTGGAGCAAAGGCTGGGTCATTGAGAACAACACCATCAGCCACTCCGTGTGCTGCGGCGTCGCCCTGGGCAAGCACGGCGACGAGTTTGACAACACCTCCGCCGACACCGCCGAGGGCTACGTCAAGACCATCGAGCGGGCCACCGCCCGCGGCTGGAGCGGCGAGAACATCGGCCACCACGTCGTCCGCAACAACCACATCTCCCACTGCGAGCAGACGGGCATCGTGGGCAGTCTCGGCGCGGTCTTCAGCACCATCACGGGCAACCACATCCACGACATCCACATCCGCGCGCTGTTCACCGGCGCCGAGATGGCGGGCATCAAGCTCCACGGCGCCATTGACGTCGTCATCCAGGACAACCACATCCACCGCACCTGCCTCGGCGTCTGGCTCGACTGGATGGCCCAGGGCGCCCGCGTCACTTCGAACCTCTTCCACGACAACGGCCGGGACCTCTTCATGGAGGTGGACCACGGCCCCTTCGTCGTGGACAACAACCTCTTCCTCTCCGCCGAGTCCCTCCTCGACGTGTCGCGCGGCGGCGCCTACGCGCACAACCTCTTCACCGGCGACTTCCGCATGAACGAGTACGACGCGCGCCTCACGCCGTTCCACAAGGCCCATTCCACCGAGGTCGCCGGCCTCCACGACAACCCCGCCGGGGACGACCGCTTCCTCAACAACCTCCTCACGGGCCGCGCCAGCCTCCGCGTGTATGACAAGGCCCGGCTGCCCATGTTCATCGAGGACAACGTCCACCTCGACGGCGCGCGCCCCGCGAAGGGCGAGAAGAACCCGCTGATCGTGAAGGATTTCGACCCGGCGTTCCGCCTCGTGGAAAAGGACGGCGAGGTCTGGCTGGAGGGCAAACTCGACGCCGTCTGGGCCCAGGAGAACCCCCGCAAGCCCGTGACCACCGAACGCCTCGGCAAAGCCGTCGTGCCGGACCTCCCCTACGAGAACCGCGACGGCTCGCCGCTCACGGTGGACACCGACCACTTCGGCGCCAAGCGAAACCTCGACAACCCCTTCCCAGGCCCCTTTGAACTGCCCCAAGGCGGGGACCTCTCCGTGAAAGTCTGGCCGAAAAAATGA
- a CDS encoding trehalose utilization protein has protein sequence MGSRKVYAVLLAMVAVSLGAGLFFGHAAEAKSAKRCVVVWSEGTAGTDVYPKDINGAIAEGLGSLEGWEVVVAGIKDPEQGLPDKLLKRADVLIWWGHKRHGIVRDKLVEKIVKRVKEDGMGFISLHSSHFAKPNKALMGTECSWGAYEGDSTTLKVTVKDPNHPIAKGVKEFTIDHSERYSEPYAVPEPEAVPFEGVHTLKDGREDPSRIGLCWTVGKGKFFYFQAGHETNPVYFDENVRQIMRNAVEWAAPAKK, from the coding sequence ATGGGCAGCAGGAAGGTGTACGCCGTTCTCCTGGCGATGGTGGCGGTGTCGCTGGGCGCAGGGCTGTTTTTCGGGCACGCGGCGGAGGCGAAGTCGGCGAAGCGGTGCGTGGTGGTGTGGTCGGAGGGGACGGCGGGCACGGATGTGTACCCGAAGGACATCAACGGGGCCATCGCCGAGGGGCTGGGCTCGCTGGAGGGCTGGGAAGTCGTGGTGGCGGGCATCAAGGATCCGGAGCAGGGGCTGCCCGACAAGCTGCTCAAGCGGGCCGATGTACTCATCTGGTGGGGCCACAAGCGGCACGGGATCGTGCGCGACAAGCTGGTGGAGAAGATTGTGAAGCGGGTGAAGGAGGACGGCATGGGGTTCATCTCCCTGCACTCCTCCCATTTTGCCAAGCCGAACAAGGCGCTCATGGGCACCGAGTGCTCGTGGGGCGCGTATGAGGGCGACTCCACCACGCTGAAGGTCACGGTGAAGGACCCGAACCACCCGATCGCGAAGGGCGTGAAGGAGTTCACCATTGACCACAGCGAGCGGTACAGCGAGCCCTACGCGGTGCCGGAGCCCGAGGCGGTGCCCTTCGAGGGGGTCCACACGCTGAAGGACGGGCGCGAGGACCCCTCGCGCATCGGTCTCTGCTGGACCGTCGGCAAGGGAAAGTTCTTCTACTTCCAGGCGGGCCACGAGACGAACCCGGTGTACTTTGACGAGAACGTGCGCCAGATCATGCGCAACGCCGTGGAGTGGGCCGCCCCGGCGAAGAAGTGA
- a CDS encoding DUF5107 domain-containing protein, with protein MAATLLFLALVSTGTLCSAQVSVSEETMVLPTYPAEAPDRIPLFFRPEEVQLAEKHVYPYPFYGVQSAEKADREYRAVVLENEYLKLCVTPEMGGRLYYAVDKTNGYQIVYNNRVVKPALIGTLGAWTSGGVEWNTPHHHRATSLIDVDHTVVENPDGGKTVWVGEYEKRSQTRWLTGMTLEPGKAYVKITFKSMNVTPYEYPALCFANVAVHVNDSYQFVFPPDVEMMNFHYVTEFTRWPVLNQVYQSVDYTKGEDLSWWKETRQPVSFFVTKTAQDFMAGIDHGKGAGIALVGDHRIFKGKKLWNWGKNEVQEVWDTKLTDEDGPYAELMMGFYSDNQPDYNFVAPFETKYGDMYLYGIKGLDGIKEATRDFALNLDLKEGLAGIQLNATAAFQGVQIVLRRGDATVFTDTADLSPENPYKREASAGGAESLEELRVQVLDAEGRELLAWQKQPAKNEPFPEVYRDPLDPREYKTAQELFYAGLKLEQFGNTNFDCMKYYAAALALEPDHVPANTQIGLVFLKRGELDKAEEHLARAVGVVTDNHKKAQDATALFYLGVCRLRQGRTDDALELLYRATWDYPWTSAGYTLAAQAEAARGNLEKALDNAERAVRANTQNVEALCVKALVLRTLGNAAAAAETARQALEVDPLCFPAMNELRLLADTADTGKTAGEWATQLFRCLRNEPYNYIETAARHAAAGCFSEAVELMGLSAAAPDAALSANPMTHYHHALYLDRASRGEAAATALEKAAGLPIDLCFPYGEESERALRFALSKNPTNAKAHYLLGNLLANYRHAEAVACWQAALDNGFKDAVVHRNLAYLQANHLGLLPEALDNIMTAISLDPKQKRYFAEADLYMSYASLTPEQLAEFLAEYGEMGKDIVDIQLMEVKLAVFRGEYDRAIELLTAMRYHIEEGATFNPHVHWFDAHLQKGIGEMNAGRHREAGALFLKAMEFPANLEAERDGKTGIAHYYLGVNQRLAGDAETARGHFTAMLDYTPPQGWGAGDFPEIGYFKALAARELGHNADEIEKRFRQLIEDGEKRLAPAKDGRNITVTVEEEHTGRTFLLERELARKDLRVSSHYLQGLGHLGLGDNEQARACFEKALEVDPLAVDPKLMLVSLEK; from the coding sequence ATGGCCGCGACGCTGCTGTTTCTTGCCCTGGTCTCCACCGGCACCCTGTGCTCCGCGCAGGTGTCGGTGTCGGAGGAGACGATGGTGCTCCCCACCTATCCGGCGGAGGCGCCGGACCGGATTCCGCTGTTTTTCCGGCCGGAGGAGGTGCAGCTCGCGGAAAAGCATGTCTACCCGTACCCGTTCTACGGGGTGCAGTCGGCGGAGAAGGCGGACCGCGAGTACCGGGCCGTCGTCCTGGAGAACGAGTACCTGAAACTCTGCGTCACGCCGGAGATGGGCGGGCGGCTGTACTACGCCGTGGACAAGACCAACGGCTACCAGATCGTCTACAACAACCGCGTGGTGAAGCCCGCGCTCATCGGCACCCTCGGCGCGTGGACCTCCGGCGGGGTGGAGTGGAACACGCCGCACCACCACCGGGCGACCAGCCTCATTGACGTGGACCACACGGTCGTGGAGAACCCGGACGGCGGCAAGACGGTCTGGGTCGGCGAGTACGAGAAGCGCAGCCAGACGCGCTGGCTCACGGGCATGACGCTGGAACCGGGGAAGGCGTACGTGAAAATCACGTTCAAGAGCATGAACGTGACGCCCTACGAATACCCCGCGCTGTGCTTCGCCAACGTGGCGGTCCATGTGAACGATAGCTACCAGTTTGTCTTCCCGCCGGACGTGGAGATGATGAACTTCCACTACGTCACGGAGTTCACCCGGTGGCCCGTGCTGAACCAGGTGTACCAGTCCGTGGACTACACGAAGGGCGAGGACCTCTCGTGGTGGAAGGAAACCCGCCAGCCCGTGTCGTTCTTTGTCACCAAGACCGCGCAGGACTTCATGGCCGGCATTGACCACGGAAAGGGCGCGGGCATCGCCCTCGTCGGCGACCACCGCATCTTCAAGGGGAAAAAACTCTGGAACTGGGGGAAGAACGAGGTGCAGGAGGTGTGGGACACGAAGCTCACGGACGAGGACGGGCCCTACGCCGAGCTGATGATGGGCTTCTACTCGGACAACCAGCCGGACTACAACTTTGTCGCCCCCTTCGAGACAAAGTACGGCGACATGTACCTCTATGGGATCAAGGGGCTGGACGGCATCAAGGAGGCCACCCGCGACTTCGCCCTCAACCTGGACCTGAAAGAGGGCCTGGCGGGGATCCAGCTCAATGCCACGGCGGCGTTCCAAGGCGTCCAGATCGTGCTGCGGCGCGGCGACGCCACCGTTTTCACCGACACCGCGGACCTCTCTCCGGAAAACCCCTACAAGCGCGAGGCGTCTGCGGGCGGTGCGGAGAGCCTGGAGGAGCTGCGGGTGCAGGTGCTCGACGCGGAGGGCCGGGAACTGCTCGCATGGCAGAAGCAGCCCGCGAAAAACGAGCCGTTCCCGGAGGTGTACCGGGACCCGCTGGACCCGCGCGAATACAAGACAGCGCAGGAGCTTTTCTACGCGGGGCTCAAGCTGGAGCAGTTTGGAAACACCAACTTCGACTGCATGAAATACTATGCGGCCGCCCTCGCCCTGGAGCCGGACCATGTGCCCGCCAACACCCAGATCGGGCTCGTGTTCCTGAAACGCGGCGAGCTGGACAAGGCCGAGGAGCACCTCGCGCGTGCCGTGGGTGTGGTCACGGACAACCACAAGAAGGCGCAGGACGCCACCGCGCTCTTCTACCTCGGCGTGTGCCGCCTGCGGCAGGGCCGCACCGACGACGCGCTGGAGCTGCTCTACCGCGCCACCTGGGACTACCCGTGGACCTCGGCGGGGTACACCCTCGCCGCGCAGGCGGAGGCCGCGCGCGGCAACCTGGAAAAGGCGCTGGACAACGCCGAGCGCGCGGTCCGCGCCAACACGCAGAACGTCGAGGCGCTCTGCGTCAAGGCGCTCGTCCTGCGGACGCTCGGCAATGCCGCCGCCGCCGCGGAGACCGCCCGCCAGGCGCTGGAAGTGGACCCGCTCTGCTTCCCCGCGATGAACGAGCTGCGCCTCCTAGCCGACACCGCCGACACGGGGAAGACGGCGGGGGAGTGGGCGACCCAGCTCTTTCGCTGCCTGCGCAATGAACCCTACAACTACATCGAGACAGCGGCGCGCCACGCCGCCGCCGGATGCTTCAGCGAAGCGGTGGAGCTCATGGGCCTCTCGGCGGCGGCGCCGGACGCCGCGCTGTCCGCGAACCCGATGACACATTACCATCACGCGCTCTATCTGGACCGCGCGAGCAGGGGAGAGGCGGCGGCCACTGCCCTGGAGAAGGCAGCCGGCCTGCCCATTGACCTGTGCTTCCCCTACGGCGAGGAGTCCGAGCGCGCGCTGCGCTTCGCCCTGTCCAAGAACCCCACGAACGCGAAGGCGCACTACCTGCTGGGCAACCTGCTCGCCAATTACCGGCACGCCGAGGCGGTCGCCTGCTGGCAGGCCGCGCTGGACAACGGATTCAAGGACGCCGTCGTCCACCGCAACCTCGCCTACCTCCAGGCCAACCACCTCGGCCTGCTCCCGGAGGCGCTGGACAACATCATGACGGCCATCTCCCTCGACCCGAAGCAGAAGCGCTACTTCGCCGAGGCGGACCTCTACATGTCCTACGCGAGCCTGACGCCGGAGCAGCTTGCGGAGTTCCTCGCCGAGTACGGGGAAATGGGAAAGGACATCGTGGACATCCAGCTCATGGAGGTGAAGCTGGCGGTCTTCCGGGGCGAGTATGACCGCGCCATCGAACTCCTCACCGCCATGCGCTACCACATCGAGGAGGGCGCCACCTTCAACCCGCACGTCCACTGGTTCGACGCCCACCTGCAAAAGGGCATCGGGGAGATGAACGCGGGCCGCCACCGGGAGGCCGGGGCCCTGTTCCTCAAGGCGATGGAGTTCCCCGCCAACCTCGAGGCCGAGCGCGACGGAAAGACCGGCATCGCCCACTACTACCTCGGCGTCAACCAGCGCCTCGCCGGCGACGCCGAGACAGCGCGCGGCCATTTCACCGCCATGCTCGACTACACGCCCCCGCAGGGCTGGGGCGCGGGCGACTTCCCCGAAATCGGCTACTTCAAGGCCCTCGCCGCGCGCGAGCTGGGCCACAACGCGGACGAGATCGAGAAGCGCTTCCGCCAGCTCATCGAGGACGGCGAAAAGCGGCTGGCCCCCGCCAAGGACGGCCGCAACATCACCGTGACGGTGGAGGAGGAGCACACGGGCCGCACCTTCCTGCTCGAGCGCGAGCTTGCCCGCAAGGACCTGCGGGTGTCTTCCCATTACCTCCAGGGCCTCGGCCACCTCGGCCTCGGAGACAATGAACAGGCCCGCGCCTGTTTCGAGAAGGCCCTGGAGGTGGACCCGCTCGCTGTGGACCCGAAACTCATGCTTGTGTCTCTGGAGAAATGA
- a CDS encoding sugar phosphate isomerase/epimerase: MKKQSVDQIGVCSWSLQAAGPKELAEKVNALGLKKVQMGLTPHRDDPGALDGVQEILAAAGIEIVSGMYSTVGEDYTTPATIRVTGGVVPDAHWEENLRLARVTAATAGKMGLTCANAHAGFLPHDPADPTFEKLCGRVVTLAEVFGEHGVTLLMETGQESAETLLAFLAEMHGRGAKNIAVNFDPANMILYDMDDPIDALRALVPHVRQVHVKDAKRTKVKGDWGEEVVVGTGEVDWVAFVRILAEANFEGGYIFEREAGSDRVGDIAKGITALTAAINEVNG; encoded by the coding sequence GTGAAAAAACAGTCGGTTGATCAGATCGGGGTGTGCAGTTGGTCGCTTCAGGCGGCGGGGCCAAAGGAATTGGCGGAGAAGGTGAACGCCCTCGGGCTGAAGAAGGTGCAGATGGGCCTGACGCCGCACCGGGATGATCCGGGCGCGCTGGACGGGGTGCAGGAAATCCTCGCCGCCGCGGGGATTGAGATTGTGTCGGGCATGTACTCGACCGTCGGCGAGGACTACACGACCCCGGCCACGATCCGCGTGACGGGCGGCGTGGTGCCGGACGCGCACTGGGAGGAGAACCTGCGGCTGGCGCGGGTCACCGCCGCGACGGCGGGGAAGATGGGCCTGACCTGTGCGAACGCCCATGCGGGGTTCCTGCCCCACGACCCGGCGGACCCGACGTTTGAGAAGCTCTGCGGGCGCGTGGTGACGCTGGCGGAGGTCTTCGGGGAGCACGGCGTGACGCTGCTCATGGAGACGGGGCAGGAGTCGGCGGAGACGCTGCTGGCCTTCCTCGCCGAGATGCACGGGCGCGGCGCGAAGAACATCGCCGTGAACTTCGACCCGGCGAACATGATCCTGTACGACATGGACGACCCGATTGACGCGCTGCGCGCGCTGGTGCCGCACGTGCGCCAGGTCCACGTGAAGGACGCCAAGCGCACGAAGGTCAAGGGCGACTGGGGCGAGGAGGTGGTCGTCGGCACCGGCGAGGTGGACTGGGTCGCCTTCGTCCGCATCCTCGCCGAGGCAAACTTCGAGGGCGGCTACATCTTCGAGCGCGAGGCCGGCAGCGACCGCGTCGGCGACATCGCCAAAGGCATCACCGCCCTCACGGCGGCCATCAACGAGGTAAACGGGTAG
- a CDS encoding Gfo/Idh/MocA family oxidoreductase, whose product MQHPFSRRDFVRGAAALGAMAAAGAAEEKPIQGFEDTASNTVKNRVWEPVSDRKVRVGIVGYGLCRFGAAFGFQDHPNVEVVAVSDLFPDRCAELARACRCAKTYPSLEELVKDPDIEAVFLATDAPSHCRHAIEVLNHGKHVGSAVPAVYGSLEDADRLHAAVKASGLNYMMFETSAFHDDCYAMRVIHRAGGFGELVYSEGEYFHYVEKPLDSYKDWRKGSPPLWYPTHATAYHVCVSGGGFTEVSCFGMPSKMPYLASGDNAYKNIFGTEVALLRTTEGGMARMTMSKDTAGHNGEVGRVRGQKGSMTGMVYDGLADISSLELAKPPLPPGVEAGGHGGSHGYLCEEFVTSILQGRTPLVNIAWALNMTVAGIVAHSSALKDGELMKVPVYTL is encoded by the coding sequence ATGCAACACCCATTTTCCCGGAGAGATTTTGTGAGGGGGGCCGCCGCGCTTGGCGCGATGGCCGCGGCGGGCGCCGCGGAGGAGAAGCCCATCCAGGGCTTTGAGGACACGGCGAGCAACACGGTGAAGAACCGGGTGTGGGAGCCGGTGTCGGACCGGAAGGTCCGGGTGGGCATCGTGGGCTACGGCCTGTGCCGGTTCGGCGCGGCCTTCGGGTTCCAGGACCACCCGAATGTCGAGGTGGTTGCCGTGAGCGACCTGTTCCCAGACCGGTGCGCCGAACTCGCGCGCGCGTGCCGGTGCGCGAAGACCTACCCCTCGCTGGAGGAGCTGGTGAAGGATCCGGACATCGAGGCGGTGTTTCTGGCCACGGACGCGCCCAGCCACTGCCGGCACGCCATCGAGGTGCTGAACCACGGCAAGCATGTCGGTTCGGCGGTGCCGGCGGTCTACGGGTCGCTGGAGGACGCGGACCGGCTGCACGCGGCCGTGAAGGCCTCGGGGCTGAACTACATGATGTTCGAGACGAGCGCGTTCCATGACGACTGTTACGCCATGCGGGTGATCCACCGGGCGGGCGGTTTCGGCGAGCTGGTGTACAGCGAGGGCGAGTATTTCCACTACGTCGAGAAGCCGCTGGACTCGTACAAGGACTGGCGGAAGGGCTCCCCGCCCCTGTGGTACCCGACGCACGCCACGGCCTATCACGTCTGTGTGTCCGGCGGCGGGTTCACGGAGGTCTCCTGCTTCGGCATGCCGAGCAAGATGCCGTACCTGGCCTCGGGCGACAACGCCTACAAGAACATCTTCGGCACGGAGGTCGCGCTGCTGCGCACCACCGAGGGCGGCATGGCGCGGATGACCATGAGCAAGGACACGGCGGGCCACAACGGGGAGGTGGGCCGCGTGCGCGGGCAGAAGGGCTCCATGACCGGCATGGTCTACGACGGGCTCGCGGACATCTCGTCGCTGGAGCTTGCCAAGCCGCCCCTGCCCCCGGGGGTGGAGGCGGGCGGCCACGGCGGGTCCCACGGCTACCTCTGCGAGGAGTTCGTCACGTCCATCCTCCAGGGGCGGACGCCCCTGGTCAACATCGCCTGGGCGCTCAACATGACCGTGGCGGGCATCGTGGCCCACAGCTCCGCGCTGAAGGACGGCGAGCTGATGAAGGTGCCGGTGTACACCCTCTGA
- a CDS encoding LysE family translocator → MLAFLTSGIVLGLSAGFSPGPLFALVVSQAMRHGVREGMKTALAPLLTDTPVILLSVLVLTRIAGYKTVLGGISLLGAVVVAYLAYEGMRTTGYEIAEGERGAPRSLAKGVLVNFLSPHPYLFWLTVGGPMVLRGWERSAPAAAAFVAGFCLSIVAAKMVIAVSAGSSRRFLTGRGYRRVMRGLGALMAGFAVLLLWNAVELLSAP, encoded by the coding sequence ATGCTCGCCTTCCTCACATCCGGAATCGTGCTGGGCCTTTCGGCCGGGTTTTCGCCCGGGCCACTGTTCGCCCTCGTGGTCTCGCAAGCCATGCGGCACGGGGTGCGCGAGGGGATGAAAACGGCCCTGGCACCGCTCCTGACCGACACGCCGGTCATCCTTCTGTCGGTGCTCGTGCTGACCCGGATAGCGGGGTATAAGACGGTTCTCGGCGGAATATCGCTGCTTGGGGCCGTGGTCGTCGCCTATCTCGCCTATGAGGGAATGCGCACCACGGGCTACGAGATCGCGGAAGGGGAGAGGGGCGCGCCCCGCTCGCTGGCCAAGGGGGTGCTGGTGAACTTCCTGAGTCCGCATCCCTATCTCTTCTGGCTGACCGTGGGCGGGCCGATGGTCCTGAGGGGATGGGAACGCTCCGCCCCGGCCGCCGCCGCCTTTGTCGCGGGGTTCTGCCTGTCCATCGTGGCGGCGAAAATGGTCATCGCCGTGTCGGCGGGCAGCTCCCGGCGCTTCCTCACCGGCAGGGGCTACCGGCGGGTCATGCGGGGGCTGGGGGCGCTGATGGCCGGGTTCGCGGTATTATTGCTGTGGAACGCGGTGGAACTGCTGTCCGCACCCTGA